A single region of the Prochlorococcus marinus str. MIT 0917 genome encodes:
- a CDS encoding TM0106 family RecB-like putative nuclease → MKCNESKPINDHLLRSWIRCRRKAWLEIYGDKQKKLWTAHSTLQLNHQIDCFHNLAQKSYGIGIQACEEGKNIVYGIRLKFPLIKHRIIKGNLPILKKTSGDSIWGNFSYQPVLARQGKKITREHRLILSMTGLLINNLQKYQSQKGLILHKENDIIKVEKIRLTNKMNTELIKSLLNLERDIESKDPPPITSNRKKCTICSWRKYCDSVSIQEGYLSEVSGIGAKRELLLNKIGINNIEDLAKIKHYKLKAKLDKFGTQHGDISKQLISQAQSQSNNKAIKLNPEEELKNLKQAKGFLIYDIESDPDIKHDFLHGFIRIPNNLNNEINFKKIKYSPLLNLEKNTENSLWERIKRKLNRHKDLPILHYGETEPISLLKLGLRQGASTHEIVAIKKRFIDIHLLIRENWRLPVRNYGLKSIAEFIGFEWEQSNIDGARALLWWRQWKKSRRLNNVYSKNLNSIFKYNRDDCIATLMIAKWLIDQE, encoded by the coding sequence ATGAAATGTAATGAATCCAAACCAATTAACGATCACCTTTTAAGGAGTTGGATTCGATGCAGAAGAAAAGCTTGGCTTGAAATCTATGGTGATAAACAAAAAAAATTGTGGACAGCTCATAGCACCCTTCAATTAAATCATCAAATCGACTGCTTTCATAATCTCGCACAAAAAAGTTATGGGATAGGAATTCAAGCTTGTGAAGAGGGCAAAAATATCGTTTATGGAATCAGGCTTAAATTTCCTTTAATAAAACATAGAATTATAAAAGGAAATTTACCGATTCTAAAAAAGACATCAGGAGATAGTATTTGGGGTAATTTTTCTTACCAACCTGTGTTAGCAAGACAAGGTAAAAAAATCACAAGAGAGCACAGATTAATACTTTCTATGACAGGTTTATTGATAAATAATTTACAAAAATATCAATCTCAAAAGGGTTTAATACTACATAAAGAAAATGACATAATAAAAGTCGAAAAGATAAGATTAACCAATAAAATGAACACAGAGTTAATAAAATCATTATTAAATCTAGAAAGAGATATTGAATCCAAAGATCCTCCACCAATAACTTCTAATAGAAAAAAATGCACAATATGTTCTTGGAGAAAATATTGTGATTCCGTATCTATTCAAGAAGGCTATCTGAGCGAAGTTAGCGGAATAGGAGCGAAAAGAGAACTTTTATTAAACAAGATTGGTATCAACAATATAGAGGATTTAGCGAAAATTAAGCATTATAAACTTAAGGCAAAGCTTGATAAATTTGGCACACAGCATGGTGATATTTCCAAACAACTTATTTCACAAGCGCAATCTCAATCAAATAATAAGGCTATCAAGCTAAATCCAGAAGAAGAGCTAAAGAACCTAAAACAAGCAAAAGGTTTTTTAATTTACGATATTGAATCTGACCCAGATATTAAACATGATTTTTTACACGGTTTTATTCGAATACCAAACAATTTAAATAATGAGATAAATTTCAAAAAAATTAAATATTCACCATTACTTAATCTTGAAAAGAATACAGAAAATTCCCTATGGGAAAGAATAAAGAGAAAATTAAATCGTCATAAAGATCTCCCAATACTCCATTACGGTGAAACAGAGCCTATATCTTTACTAAAACTAGGATTACGGCAAGGCGCTAGTACTCATGAAATTGTTGCGATAAAAAAAAGATTTATTGACATACACCTATTAATTAGAGAAAATTGGCGACTTCCTGTAAGGAATTATGGACTTAAATCAATCGCAGAATTCATAGGATTCGAATGGGAACAATCCAATATTGATGGAGCTAGAGCTCTTTTATGGTGGAGGCAATGGAAGAAATCGCGTAGATTAAATAACGTTTACTCTAAAAATTTAAATTCAATCTTTAAATATAATCGTGATGATTGTATTGCCACTTTAATGATCGCAAAGTGGTTAATAGATCAAGAATGA
- a CDS encoding folate-binding protein YgfZ, which produces MTETKSLIWDETFPSLLLKGNGTAAFLHGQTTADIFAQQQLEGVFLSCWLSTKGSLKALLEIRISKNMAEIVIIAGEINSIIEGFESVIFPADKVKLEVLKPIRRIQKINNYQSWKELNSSWIRNSELIESEISKYTKATKEELQIWKTRQGIPAFDREMNGETNPYELGLGDIIKLDKGCYLGQEAIARFYRSKSVKYQLRYWEAFGEADNLDIGKNFFNTIKDNELRKKVGVITSSMKINDNFLCGLALIKNNFINKDICFSEKEESIIFKKPISFVQAF; this is translated from the coding sequence ATGACAGAAACTAAATCATTGATCTGGGATGAAACATTTCCTTCATTACTTCTCAAAGGGAATGGGACTGCTGCTTTTTTACATGGTCAAACGACTGCAGATATTTTTGCTCAGCAACAACTAGAAGGAGTATTTTTGAGCTGTTGGTTGTCAACTAAAGGAAGTTTAAAAGCTTTATTGGAAATTCGAATTTCAAAGAATATGGCTGAAATAGTTATAATCGCTGGTGAAATTAATTCTATAATTGAAGGATTTGAATCAGTTATATTTCCAGCTGATAAAGTAAAGTTAGAAGTTCTAAAACCAATAAGAAGAATTCAAAAAATAAATAATTATCAATCATGGAAGGAGTTAAATTCTAGTTGGATACGTAATAGTGAGTTAATTGAAAGTGAAATTTCTAAGTACACTAAAGCAACAAAAGAAGAGTTGCAAATATGGAAAACAAGACAAGGTATACCTGCTTTTGATAGAGAGATGAATGGAGAAACAAATCCCTATGAATTAGGTTTAGGAGATATTATAAAGCTTGATAAAGGTTGTTATTTAGGACAAGAAGCAATTGCAAGATTTTATAGAAGTAAATCTGTAAAATATCAACTTCGTTATTGGGAAGCTTTTGGTGAAGCTGATAATTTAGATATTGGTAAAAATTTTTTTAATACAATTAAAGATAACGAATTAAGAAAAAAAGTAGGAGTTATTACATCTTCAATGAAGATCAACGATAATTTTCTTTGTGGACTTGCATTAATCAAAAATAATTTTATTAATAAGGATATTTGCTTTTCTGAAAAAGAAGAATCTATAATTTTTAAAAAGCCAATCTCATTCGTTCAGGCTTTTTAA
- the pyrE gene encoding orotate phosphoribosyltransferase — MNPLNSSLEGMKENLLTLLAQKAYRFGDFSLASGKKSSHYVNCKPVSLSGPGLLSISSLFLRQINESDSGVAGLTLGADPLVSGVVMLAAQSDIDLSGLIVRKEAKGHGTGAWLEGPLPPKGSMITVLEDVVTTGGSSLRAVEQLRNQGYLVNQVLAIVDREEGGADAMSKVDLDLNSLFCLKEIVERAKRM, encoded by the coding sequence ATGAACCCATTGAATTCTTCTTTAGAGGGAATGAAAGAAAATCTTTTAACTTTATTAGCTCAAAAAGCTTATAGGTTTGGCGATTTTTCTTTGGCTTCTGGGAAAAAAAGTTCTCATTATGTCAATTGCAAGCCAGTTTCTCTCTCAGGTCCAGGCCTCTTGTCGATCAGTTCCCTATTTCTGAGACAAATAAATGAAAGTGATAGCGGCGTAGCTGGTTTAACTTTGGGTGCTGACCCTCTTGTTAGTGGCGTTGTAATGTTGGCTGCTCAATCAGATATTGATTTAAGCGGTTTAATAGTAAGAAAAGAAGCTAAAGGTCATGGCACTGGAGCATGGTTAGAAGGACCTTTGCCTCCTAAGGGTTCTATGATTACTGTCCTAGAAGATGTTGTGACAACTGGTGGCTCTTCTTTAAGAGCTGTTGAACAACTTAGAAATCAAGGTTATTTAGTTAACCAAGTACTAGCAATAGTCGATAGAGAAGAAGGAGGAGCAGATGCCATGTCTAAAGTTGATTTGGATTTGAATAGCCTTTTCTGTTTAAAAGAGATTGTAGAAAGAGCTAAAAGAATGTAA